The DNA window AATGCCCAGGCGCTGTTTGCTTATCTCCTCTTTGGCCTGAGCCTCAGCTATGTGCGGTCGTTTCATGGACTGGGCGCGGCGATCGGTGTTCATCTCCTGAACAATATACTCGCCTTCAGCAGCCAGGTTTTTTCCTTCAACCTTTTTGCCCAAATCGAGGCTCAAAGCATCTGGCAGTATCTGGTCCTGCTGCTTTTGTCTTTTGGAATTTTTCTGATCGGACGGGATCTCGTGCGGATGGTGGATAAGGGGGCCGGAGCCCCCTGATTCGTTACTCGTTGCCTTGAATATTGCTATAGAAGTCATTGCCCTTGTCATCGCATACGATGAAGGCCGGGAAATCCTTGATGCGAATCTTCCGCACGGCTTCCATACCGAGGTCGGCGAAGTCGACGACTTCCACGCTTAGGATGTTCTGCTTGGCGAGGATGGCGGCCGGTCCACCGATCGAACCCAGATAGAATCCTCCATACTGTTTGCACGCCGCGGCCACTTCAGGCGAGCGGTTGCCTTTCGCCAGCATCACCAGCGATCCGCCTTGCGCCATGAACGGCGTCACATAAGGATCCATGCGACCGGCCGTGGTCGGGCCGAAACTGCCGGAGGGCATGCCTTCCGGAGTCTTCGCAGGTCCCGCGTAATAGATCGGGTGATTCTTGAAATAGTCCGGCATCGGCTTGCCTTCATTCAGCATCTGCTGAATGCGGGCATGAGCCACGTCGCGGGCCACAATCAAAGTGCCGCTTAGTTTCAGGCGGGTCTTGATCGGATGACGGCTCAATTCACGGCGAATCTCCGCCATGGGACGATCGAGATCTATTTCCACGGGTGGCGCAAGGGACGGATCTTTTTCAGGCAGGAAGCGCGCCGGATTATGCTCAAGATCTTCGATGAAGATGCCGTCTTTGGTGATGCGCGCCTTGATATTACGGTCCGCACTGCAGCTGACGCCAAGGCCCACAGGACAGGACGCAGCATGCCGGGGAAGGCGAATCACGCGCACATCATGCACGAAGTATTTGCCGCCGAATTGAGCGCCGATGCCCGTCTCCTGACAGATTTTTTGAACGCGGGCCTCCCACTCCACATCGCGGAAGGCCTGGCCATGCATGTTGCCGCTGGTCGGCAGATAATCAAGGTAACCCGCCGAAGCTTCCTTCACGATTTTCAGGCAGCTCTCGGCGGACGTCCCGCCGATCACAAGGGCGAGGTGATACGGAGGGCAGGCGCTGGTGCCGAGGTATTTCACCTTGTCTTCGATGAATTTGATGAGGCTCTCTTCGTTCAAGAGCGATTTGGTCTGCTGGAAAAGAAAACTCTTGTTGGCCGAACCACCGCCTTTGGCCAGGAAGAGGAACTCATAGCTGTCACCCGGCGTCGCATAGAGATCGATCTGCGCGGGCAGATTGCTGCCGGTATTTTTTTCTTCGAACATGCTCAGGGGAGCCAGCTGCGAATAGCGCAGATTTTCTGTCTGATAGGTTTTGAAAATACCCTTCGACAGCCATTCGGCGTCATCCACGCCCGTGAAGACCTGCTGACCTTTTTTCCCGATGACGATCGCGGTCCCGGTATCCTGGCAGCTCGGCAGTTTGCCCTCCGCTGCGATCACCGCATTTTGCAGAAGGGCGTGGGCCACGAAGCGATCGTTATCGGACGCCTCAGGATCGTCGAGGATGCGATTCAGACTCTGCAGATGAGTCGGACGCAGATAAAAAGAGACTTCCCGCAGGGCTTCCCGCGCCAGGAGCTCAAGGCCTTCGGGTGCCACCTGCAGGATGGTTTTGCCTTGAAAACTTGTGGTGCTGACATAGTCCTTGGTCAGAAGTCGATAGGGTGTCTTGTCTTGTCCTAAAACCAGCGGCTTTTGGTAAGCGAATTCCATGGCAGGTCCTCACGATTGGGGGGCTTTATGCTTAGGCAGACCGAAGAGGCGAGTATAAAAACCAGGAAGGGCCGGGTCAACGGGAGGATAAAAAAAGGACCCGAAGCCGGGTCCTTGGGAGCTGTTCGCTTGTGTCTTGTGCCTTTTGGCGTCGCGTCCGCAGTCAGCCGAGCCGGATCTTAGTGAGCGTTGGCCTGCTGCTGCTTTTTGAATTCGTCTTCACTGGTTTCCTGCTGCCGCGCTGTTTCATAACCACAGGCTTTGCCGGGTTCCCTCTCCAGACGTGCGGTATCATTCTGGCAAGCCTTGGCCACCATGGACTTGGCTGTCATCTGACGGGCATCACGCAGGTGCTTCAAACCTTCCTGGCCGTTGGGGTCTTTCGTGTCGCCTTTGACGGAGCAGAGCAGGGAGGCAGCCAGCATGATCTTGCTGCAGGCGTTCGCAGGATCGACGGCGATCGCATCCCTGTGGTATTTGACCGACTTATTGATATCGCCCTTCACATCGAAGAGCCATTTCATCAGAAAGAAGTCAGGCACGAGGCGATAGAACATGCCGAGCGCATAACGGGCGCTGCCCTGAAGCGAAGAGGCTTCCGCGAAGCGATAATTGTATTTGGAATTCACGACGCTCAGCCAGAGTTTTTCCACCTGCTTGGCTTTTTTCAAGGACGAGAAGATCCCGTCGATCGACGCGATCTTGCCGATCATCGCGCCCAGGAAAAGTGCGCAGATGGGATGATCCGTTTTCTTCTCGATGCAGCGTTCCGCTGACTTCTGTCCCCGCACGAAAACGCTGCGGGCGAAGGGCAGATCCTTTTCATCGGTATAAGACGCGCCGAGTTGGAAGGCGGAGTCAGCGACCATCCAAAGACCATCCACCCATGCGGGTTCCTTGGCCGAAATGGATTCGATGATTTCGAGCTGACGCTTCAGGATGGGTTCCGGCATCACGTCATCGGCATACTTCGCTTTGTTGGCCGTCCATTCCTGGTGAAGCTCGGGATATTTTTCCATAGGTTTCAGATCAACGGGATAGTTCTCGTAATCCGCTGCCACCAGCACATGGCTCCAACCCAGGGTCGCAGCGAGAAGGCAGGCCGTCCAGATTGGACGTTTCCAGGAAGCAAAAAACATGAAAAGACTCCTTTTAACTCAAAAGCACGAGGCGAACGGCTATGCTATCGGCAGGAGTCCGGCCGATGTGAGGGCGGTTTGGAATTTTCTTGAAAAAGGAGTGAATTCAGTTGGCTGGAACCAGGGTTGAGGGTGATCCAGCCGTTCCGGTCTGCCCAGCGGTGCTCGTGCTGCTGGTCGATTGGCTGCTGACCGACTGTTTCACGTTGCTTTTGACCAGCACCGCTTCGAGCGGGCTGCTCCAGGTATCTGTGGTGTTGTCGCTTCGGTCAAAAATCGTCACGTAAAGCATGATGGAGGGATAGGCGCTGCGCACCTGAGCAGGACTGGTGCCTTCAACTTTTACCCTATGATCATAATCGCCGGTCAGAACCTCTTCCTGGGTGATATTGGTTCCCGTGTTCGCATTTTGCGATGCGCTCAGGGTCACCATGAAGCGATCGCGATGATCGCTGATCCTGACTCCTTTATTGTAGCTCGCAATACCTAGCGTGGCCGTGAACCTGCCGTTTACATTGCTTTCCTCAAGAACCTGCGCATGGAGCCAAACACCATTCACCGGGACAGGCGGATCCACTTTATCGTCGGCCGTTTTCCTGGGCTCCTCCTTGCGGTCCATATCCTCGCTGGATGGCGTCGATGTTTGCAGTTTTGTGTCCTGACAGGAGGCCGTCACTAATAAGCTGAGTAAACCGGTGATGACCAGCAACTTATTCATGGATCGCACTCCCGTGGCTTTCTACTCCGATCGGATGATATCGCCGGCCCCTTGAGAAAGACGAATGCATCGGTCTTACTCCATGCAATCGCAGGCTTTTATAAGCCTTCGAAGCCACTATTTCCTTCGGTAAGAATGACCAGGTTCTTACTTTTTAGGGACGCGAGCCTTAGGTGATTTAACCCAAACCCTTTGAACACCGAAGACCTAAGAGGAGTTTTCGATTGGGGAAATGTGAAGATGTTGAAATGGATCCTTATGCTCGTCTGCGCCGTGACAGGCGAGGTGGCTGTCGCAGACGAGGAGAAAGCTCCCGCTCTTGCGCTTGAGGATCCTTATACCTGGACCTGGGCAGCCATGGATAATCCTGTGACCCTGAGAAGCTGGGCCCAGGAGCGGATGGAATCCTTGAAGCCGGAATCCGACGGGCGTCTTTGGAGTCTGGCCGTGGCCGCTTTTTTTCGAAAAGCCCGGCCCGAGGACTACAGCTCTTTACAGCGCGAAAATCTGGAGAAAGCCTTGGACATCGCCGCGGAGCATACGCTTCCGCCCTGGGCGTTATTTGATCTGAAAGACGCCGCTTATTATTTCAAGCTGGTCGATGCTCATGGCCAGGACGGGATTCTTCCGCCCGATCAAGACCTTGAACGTCTTCGGCATCAGGCCGAGCTTGCCGACAGCTTAAAACTGCCGGGACGCAAGGCGCAGGCCAGCCTGGAATGGGGCTATGCGCTGCTGGATTCAGGACGCGAAAGCGAGGCGGTGAAAAAAATCCATGAAGCCCTGCGGGAATTGAACAAAGCCCACGGTGTCCAGGATCTGGAGATCATCAAGGCCAAAGGCCTCTATGCGGATGCTCTGGTCAACCTTCAGTCCCGTGAAAAATCCCGCACGATCTATCGCGAGCTGGAGCAGTTCTGCCAGCGAAAAAATCTCCGCATGTTCTGCCTCGCTGTTCATCATGCCCAGGCTTACCTTTGGATGCAGGAACGCACGCCCGAGGCTCATGAAAAGGCTTTCGCGATCTTGCAAAGATCTTTGGCCATTGCTGAAGAGCTGCAGGATGAGCACAGCATCGCCTCCATTCATAATTATCTCATTCGCGTCTGTGATGCCATGGGGCGCTATGAGGATGCCGAAGCCTATGGAAAAAAAGCCATTGAAATGTTCCGCAGGGCCAAAAGCAGAGTCTGGCTCGGTGATACCCAGCGGAAGCTGAGTTTTGTCTATCTCAACATGAAACAGCCGGACAAGGCCTTGGATATTCTGAACGAGGCTCGCGAAAGTTTTCCAGCGGATTTCGCCATGGACCTTGCTGAAATTTCCTATCAAAAGGCTCAGGCCTTTCAAGCTTTGCGCCAGCATAAGAAGGCCTATGAGGCGCTGACGGCCTACGCCGCATTCCTGAAGCAGAATGCCCAGCAGAGTCAAAGCGCGGACATCGCCCAGAACCTGACGCAGATTAATCTTGAGCTGGAAGAGGAATACAGCCGCTCCCTGACTGAGGCTGAACGTCAGCAAGAGATACAAACCCAATTGGAGCGAGCCAATCAACGCAATCAGGAGGAGACGCTCCTTCTGATCAACATCATCTGGTTCGTGAGCGGGGGTCTCGTTCTGAGCGGTATTCTGGGCCTTCTTTGGATTCACCAGCAGAACCGTCGCATCCTGCGCTTGAATCGCCATCTCAGGGAAAATATCCTGCAGCGCTTTCTGCCGCCGCTGGTGGCGGAAAAAGTGGCGAGCGGCCAGGCCGTGCTTGATGAAATACCGCATGAGCAGAACGTGACCGTTCTCTTTGGGCGTCTGGTCGGGCTTGAACATGCGATTGAAGAGCTGGGACCACGGGTGACGGCGCGGCTTTTGGAAAGCCTGATGCAGGCTGTGACCGATGTCAGCCTTATTCATAAGGGCTGCCTGGATAAGCTGCATCGCGGCAGCTTTCTCATCCTTTTCGGAGCGCCCTTGCCCTCGTCGGCGGATGAGCAGGTGGCCAATGCCATGGCCTTTGCCGAAGCGATCCTGGAACGCTTTGCTCAGATTCGCGAAGACTGGCCGCAGGTCGCAGGATGGCAGCCAGGCCTTGCCATTGGCATTCATCAAGGGGCGGCCCTGGTCGGTATCTTTGGTGGCAAAAGGCGGGCGGACTATACAGCGATTGGCCAGACTGTGAACCTCGCCGCGCGGATCGAAGGTGAGGCGCAGTCGAATCAGATCCTGGTGAGCGAAACCGTCGCTCAATTTTTGACGTCCGATCGCTGCCATTCCCTGGGCGAGATCCGGCTGAAGGGGATCACGCAGCTGCAGACTATTTTTCGTGTGGACCTGCCGCTCCGTGCGAGGAACGCCTCATGAAAACAGGACTCTTCCTTCTGCTGGGGCTTCTTTTCCATACGCACGCGAAGGCCGTGCCTTGTCATGATCCCCGGGCCCATCTTGAAAGCATCCAGACCCAGGTTTTCCAGGATCCTGCCAAAGCCATGAAAGAAGCGCGCGCCTTCTTTCCATTTCAGAAGGTGCGCTGTGGACTTCAGTGGGCGCTTGGCCTTTATCTGACCGAAAGCGAGGCGCCCCCGGATGCACCGTGGATGAAGGCCGTCGAGCATGCTGATCGAAAAGGCCCTTATGCATCCGAAATTTTGCTTTTGGAAACGCTGCATCTGGAAGCAGCCGGCGCAAGCCTTCCCGATCTGCAGGAGCGCATCCGCAGCCTGGAAGAGGATTCCCGCGAGGCGCCCCCTGCCGTCCGTGTGCTGTTCCTTTACCTTATCACGGCCGCTGTGCACGATCCCCTTTTGAAGGCGAGCCTGGAAGGGGAAATGGAAGAAAAGCTGGCATCGGATCCCGCTCTTTCGGCTTTTGATCGCGTTCTTCTGCTCGAATACCAGGCCTATCACATGGAGCGCAATCGGAATCCGCAGAAAAAGCTCGCCCTGCGCGACAGCTTCCTTGCGGCGCTGCGCAGTCTCAAGCTTGATTATTGGGAAGCCTTCATTCTTTACAATCATGCGCGAACTTTCCAGCGTCTAGGCACGCTCGATGGGAACAGCAGTGCAGCTCGCTATTACGCGGACGCCGCCTCGCGTTTCCGTTCCCTGACGAAGGATGCTCTTTATGCCAGCATCCTTCTGGGCCAGGCCGGGATCGCCCATGGACAGGGAAGAAAAGCTGAAGCCATTCGCCTTGCCCGGGAAGCTGAGCCCTATTTCATTCAATCCCGGAATCGCATCTGGCAGGGCGAGGTTTGGAAACGCCTGGCCACCTTTTACGTCGATGATCGGCGTTACGGGGAAGCGCTGGCAGCTGTGCAAAAGGCCGAGGCTCTTTTTTCGACCAGCAGCGAGAGCGATCGGAATCAGCTGGAAGAAATCGAAGCGCGGATTCGCTTTGGAATGGGTGAGTATGAAGAGGCCGTCCTGCTCCTCGAATCATTCACGAAGAATTTTTCACGGCTGGAAGAAGAGCAGCGGCAGCAGTATGCGAAAGAACAGGGTGCCCGCTATGGGTTGACTCTGGAAGAGGAACGCAACAAGATCCGCGCCCTCAATCAGGAAACCGCCCAAAAACAAGCCCTCATGGATACCGCGAATCGCAAGGCCCGCGAGCGGAGTCTTCAGGTCCGGCTCTTTGCATCCACTATCTTCATGTTGGGCGCGGTCTGGCTGGTCTGGATCATTCGCCGCGGACTTATCCTCGGCAAGGCCATTCATAGTTTGAACGCGCATATCGAAAACCATGCCCTGGAACGATTCCTGCCGCCAGCCATGGTCCATGAAGTGGCGGCCGGTCGTCTGCAGCTCGATGAGCGTCCGAATACGCGGCTGGTCACGATCCTCGCCGCGGATATCGTCGGCTTTACGCAAGGCACCGAATCCCTTGGATCCGAACGCATTGCGAAGATCCTGAATCAATTCATGGTGACCATGGGGAATGTGATCTTCGAGCATCAGGGCACCATTGATAAGTTCATCGGCGATGGCGTCCTGGCGATTTTCGGAGCGCCCTTGGATATGGATGCGGAAACCCAGGCCCTGCAGGCCAGCCGCTGCGCCCAGGCCATGATCAAGGCTTTGGATGGGTTGAATCAGGAGCTTTTACCGGGCCTCGGATGGAAACTGCGATTGCGCATCGGCATGCATCAGGGCGTGGCGCTGGTGGGATCCTTTGGAACGCGACAACGAAGTGATTATGGAGCGATAGGCGATGCCGTGCATATCGCTTCGCGCATTCAGACGGTGGCCGGACCCAATGAAGTCCTCTTGACCACAAGTGTGAAACAGCACCTGGACACGAGCCTCTGCTTTCGCCGCGGCGACCTTAAAATTCGCCAGCAAAGCCAGGCGATCGCCATGCATAGCCTATCTTTGACTGCAGAATTAAAATCCGCCTGATCGTATCCAAACTTTAGACTTGTCTTTACTGACACAGCGTACTATCAGTGGGCCATCTGCCTGCTGCCGTCTCCTAATCCTGGTCCCGCATGGTTTTCCAGCAACATGAGTTCATTTGAGATCCCGGATGGAGGAGTCAATCGTGACGTTCCGTATTTTCACAAAGGCAGCTCTTTGCAGCAGTTTTCTCTCAAGCGCTGCCCTTGCCAACATCGTAGGTTCTGACCTGCAGAATTTCGTGCCTGCCCCCAGCAGCATGGATGGTGTGACCGTGAACAATGCGCTGACCTTGGGTCAGGGACGCCTTGGGCTTGGTCTCTTTATTGATTATGCGACCAACACTCTGCCTTATTTCAAAGAAGATGACGGTTCGACCCGCGACCGTGAGAAAGAATTCAACGACTCTGTCACCACACTCGATCTGCAGGCCGTCTATGGTCTCACCAACTGGTGGGA is part of the Oligoflexus sp. genome and encodes:
- a CDS encoding fumarate hydratase, whose protein sequence is MEFAYQKPLVLGQDKTPYRLLTKDYVSTTSFQGKTILQVAPEGLELLAREALREVSFYLRPTHLQSLNRILDDPEASDNDRFVAHALLQNAVIAAEGKLPSCQDTGTAIVIGKKGQQVFTGVDDAEWLSKGIFKTYQTENLRYSQLAPLSMFEEKNTGSNLPAQIDLYATPGDSYEFLFLAKGGGSANKSFLFQQTKSLLNEESLIKFIEDKVKYLGTSACPPYHLALVIGGTSAESCLKIVKEASAGYLDYLPTSGNMHGQAFRDVEWEARVQKICQETGIGAQFGGKYFVHDVRVIRLPRHAASCPVGLGVSCSADRNIKARITKDGIFIEDLEHNPARFLPEKDPSLAPPVEIDLDRPMAEIRRELSRHPIKTRLKLSGTLIVARDVAHARIQQMLNEGKPMPDYFKNHPIYYAGPAKTPEGMPSGSFGPTTAGRMDPYVTPFMAQGGSLVMLAKGNRSPEVAAACKQYGGFYLGSIGGPAAILAKQNILSVEVVDFADLGMEAVRKIRIKDFPAFIVCDDKGNDFYSNIQGNE
- a CDS encoding adenylate/guanylate cyclase domain-containing protein, with the translated sequence MLKWILMLVCAVTGEVAVADEEKAPALALEDPYTWTWAAMDNPVTLRSWAQERMESLKPESDGRLWSLAVAAFFRKARPEDYSSLQRENLEKALDIAAEHTLPPWALFDLKDAAYYFKLVDAHGQDGILPPDQDLERLRHQAELADSLKLPGRKAQASLEWGYALLDSGRESEAVKKIHEALRELNKAHGVQDLEIIKAKGLYADALVNLQSREKSRTIYRELEQFCQRKNLRMFCLAVHHAQAYLWMQERTPEAHEKAFAILQRSLAIAEELQDEHSIASIHNYLIRVCDAMGRYEDAEAYGKKAIEMFRRAKSRVWLGDTQRKLSFVYLNMKQPDKALDILNEARESFPADFAMDLAEISYQKAQAFQALRQHKKAYEALTAYAAFLKQNAQQSQSADIAQNLTQINLELEEEYSRSLTEAERQQEIQTQLERANQRNQEETLLLINIIWFVSGGLVLSGILGLLWIHQQNRRILRLNRHLRENILQRFLPPLVAEKVASGQAVLDEIPHEQNVTVLFGRLVGLEHAIEELGPRVTARLLESLMQAVTDVSLIHKGCLDKLHRGSFLILFGAPLPSSADEQVANAMAFAEAILERFAQIREDWPQVAGWQPGLAIGIHQGAALVGIFGGKRRADYTAIGQTVNLAARIEGEAQSNQILVSETVAQFLTSDRCHSLGEIRLKGITQLQTIFRVDLPLRARNAS
- a CDS encoding adenylate/guanylate cyclase domain-containing protein, encoding MKTGLFLLLGLLFHTHAKAVPCHDPRAHLESIQTQVFQDPAKAMKEARAFFPFQKVRCGLQWALGLYLTESEAPPDAPWMKAVEHADRKGPYASEILLLETLHLEAAGASLPDLQERIRSLEEDSREAPPAVRVLFLYLITAAVHDPLLKASLEGEMEEKLASDPALSAFDRVLLLEYQAYHMERNRNPQKKLALRDSFLAALRSLKLDYWEAFILYNHARTFQRLGTLDGNSSAARYYADAASRFRSLTKDALYASILLGQAGIAHGQGRKAEAIRLAREAEPYFIQSRNRIWQGEVWKRLATFYVDDRRYGEALAAVQKAEALFSTSSESDRNQLEEIEARIRFGMGEYEEAVLLLESFTKNFSRLEEEQRQQYAKEQGARYGLTLEEERNKIRALNQETAQKQALMDTANRKARERSLQVRLFASTIFMLGAVWLVWIIRRGLILGKAIHSLNAHIENHALERFLPPAMVHEVAAGRLQLDERPNTRLVTILAADIVGFTQGTESLGSERIAKILNQFMVTMGNVIFEHQGTIDKFIGDGVLAIFGAPLDMDAETQALQASRCAQAMIKALDGLNQELLPGLGWKLRLRIGMHQGVALVGSFGTRQRSDYGAIGDAVHIASRIQTVAGPNEVLLTTSVKQHLDTSLCFRRGDLKIRQQSQAIAMHSLSLTAELKSA